In Kribbella amoyensis, the genomic stretch CGGACCCGTTCCTCGGTGTCCGCCCGTCCGCCCGGGTGACGTACTGCGTGATCGCGTCGCCGGCCGGTTCGTACTTCGCGAACGGCGTGAAGCCGGTCCGGATCTGGCTCAGCGAGGAGTACACCCGCGCGGCCCCCGGTGGTACCGGCGCGGCGAAGACCGGCGGCAACTACGCGTCGTCGCTGCTCGCCCAGGCCGAGGCGATCGAGCAGGGCTGTGACCAGGTCGCGTTCCTCGACGCGATCGAGAAGAAGTGGGTCGAGGAACTCGGCGGGATGAACCTGTACTTCGTCCTCGACGACAACTCGGTGGTCACCCCGGAACTGTCCGGCACGATCCTCGAGGGTGTCACCCGCGACTCGATCCTCAAGCTGGTCACCGATCTCGGCCACCACGTGACCGAGCGGAAGATCTCGATCGACGAGTGGCGCGAGGGTGCCGCCTCGGGCCGGATCCGCGAGGTCTTCGCCTGCGGCACCGCCGCGGTGATCACGCCGGTCGCGTCGCTGAAGTGGAAGGACGGCGAGGTGCAGGTTGCCGACGGCAACGGTGGCCCCGTCACCGCCGCGGTCCGCGCCGCGCTGCTCGACCTGCAGTACGGCCGCACCGCCGACCCGCACGGCTGGATGACCCGGATCTGCTGAACTCCGATCCCCAGACGGCCCGGCGCGCTGTGCCGGGCCGTCTGCTGTCAGGAGCGGATCTTCTTGAGGGCGACGACAGAGACGACGGTCGCGATGGACCAGAGGCCGAGGGCGACGGCCGGCGCGCCGGTCCAGGAGACCGACGTCCGGAAGGTGTCGTCCGGCTGGTTCGCGACGATGACGATCGTCACCGCCAGCCCGCCGATGCCCATCAGGACCGTGGCACCGGTCTCCGGCCGGACCAGCAGGAACCCGAGCGCCGACAGAAGGTATAGCAGAAAGAGGATGGTGCCTTGGGCGTCCATCGGCGAGTTGCTGTCCGGAGTGAGGCCCAGCAAGCTGATCCCGCTGTAGAGGCGGATCTCGTCCCTCGACCCCGTCCGGCTGATGAGCCAGGTCGGTGCGAGCGTCACCAGCAATGCGAGCCCGATGCCGAATCCCATCAGCCGGAACTGAAGCCGGCTGAGCGTGCCCGAGGGCCGGAACAGCGCGGTACGGAGGTCTTCCTCGGAGGTGCCATGACTGCCGGCCTCGCTCACAGGTACGTCCCTTCTCGCGGTGTCGAACTCACAGCATCTTTTCAGGTTTAGGGGTTGGGCAGTTGGTCGGCCTCTTCGCTTCGATTCGATAGGGTCTGGCGACATGAGCGGCTTTCCGGACGAGGTCGAGACGTACTACGCGGAACTCGCCCAGCGGCGAGGCTGGCAGGGCGACACCGCCCACGCCTTCCGCTCGACCGTGGAGTTGATCCGCGACCTCGACCGGAGCACCGCGGCCCGGACGTTCGGGGCCCGCGCGGACGAGGACGGGACCGACTGGTTGTACGAGGCGGTCTGGCACGAGCGGGAGTGGGTCGTGGTCCGCCAGCTCCAGGTCGCCGAGGACGGCACCATCCGGCGGTACTGGTGGCAGCGGGTGGAGGACGACGAGGGTTCGCTCACCGACGACGCGCTGGACCGGGACGAGTGGGGTCTGCGGCCGCTCGACCGGGAGGACTTCTACACCGCCTGGGACACGCCGGAATGGTCCCTCACCGCCTGACAGCTGAACTCTCGGTGACCTCCGAGTACTGGATGTTCGCTTCGCGAGACAGAAAGTCCTGTTCGCGGACCAGCTGTGGCAGACTGCGAAATGTCATGAAGAACCACCGGGGCATCATTATCTAGGCGCGCTCAGCCGGCAGTACCTGAGCGCGCAGACCTCTCGCACCTTGCGGGAGGTTTTTTGTTTGCCCGCGGCACTCCTCAGCCCATCGGAAGGCGACCATGAGCACATCCGACGAATTCCACGTCTACGACACCACTCTGCGCGACGGTGCGCAGCAGGAGGGGCTCGCGCTGTCCGTGGCCGACAAGATCGCCATCGCGCAGCACCTGGACGACCTGGGCGTCGGATTCATCGAGGGTGGCTGGCCGGGTGCGGTGCCGAAAGACACCGAGTTCTTCGCCCGTGCGAAAACCGAGCTGCGTTTGCGCAACGCAACGTTCGCCGCGTTCGGTGCGACCCGCAAGCCCGGGGTCGCGGCGGCCGACGACGCGCAGGTCGCCGCGTTGCGGGAGTCGGGAGCCCCGGTCGTCACGTTGGTTGCCAAGAGCCACGACGCGCACGTGGAGCGGGCGCTGCGGACCAGCCTGGACGAGAACCTGGCGATGGTCGCCGACACGGTCCGGCACCTCCGCGAGAACGGGCAGCGGGTCTTCCTCGACACCGAGCACTTCTTCGACGGGTACCGCGCCAACCGCGCGTACGCGCTGGAGGTCGTCCGGGTCGCCGCGGAGGCGGGCTCGGACGTGGTCGCGCTCTGCGACACCAACGGCGGGACGCTGCCGCGCGAGCTGCAGGAGATCGTCCGTGACGTGCTGGAGTCCACGGGCGCGCGGCTCGGGATCCACTGCCACAACGACTCCGGGTGCGCGGTCGCCAACTCGATCGCCGCGGTCGAGGCCGGCGTGACCCACGTCCAGGGCACCGTCAACGGGTACGGCGAACGCACCGGCAACGCCGACCTGCTCGCCGTCGTGGCGAACCTGGAACTCAAGCGCGGGATGAAGCTGCTGCCCGAAGGCAACCTGGCCGAGTCGTTCCGGATCGCGCACGCGATCGCCGAGGTGACGAACGTGCCACCGTCGGCCCGCCAGCCGTACGTCGGGCTGTCCGCGTTCGCGCACAAGGCCGGGCTGCACGCCAGCGCGATCAAGGTGGACCCGGACCTGTACCAGCACACCGATCCGGGCCTGGTCGGCAACGACATGCGCATGCTGGTGTCCGAGATGGCCGGCCGGGCGAGCGTGGAGCTGAAGGGCAAGGAGCTCGGGTTCGACCTCGGCAACGACCGCGAACTGGTCAGCCGGGTCACCGACCGGGTGAAGGAGATGGAGTCCCGCGGCTACACCTTCGAGGCTGCCGACGCGTCGTTCGAGCTGCTGCTCAGCGAGGAGGTCGCCGGCCACCGGGCGAGCTTCTTCGACGTCGAGTCCTGGCGGGTGATCACCGAGTCCCGCGCGGACGGCGAGGCGGTGTCGGAGGCGACGGTCAAGCTGGTCGCCGGCGGTGAGCGCGAGGTGGTGACCGGGGAGGGCAACGGTCCCGTCAACGCGCTCGACCACGCGCTCCGGGTCGCGATCGAGCGGGCGTACCCGGTGGTGAACAAGTTCGAGCTGGTCGACTACAAGGTCCGCATCCTCGACCAGGGCCACGGCACGGACGCGGTGATCAGAGTGCTCATCCAGACCTCGGACGGGGAGCGGTCCTGGGTCACGGTCGGCGTCGGGCACAACATCGTCGAGGCGTCCTGGGAGGCGCTCGTCGACGGGGTCACGTTCGGTCTGCTCCGGCACAAGGAGGTGGTCCGGTGAGCCTGGTGATCGCCGAACCCGAGGTTGAGCGCCCTGCGCTGGTCGAGCGCACGGTCACGGTCTTCACCGCGAAGGTCGTGGAGACGCGCGGCCTGATCGCCCGGATCGCCGTGCTGCTGAACCCGTACGACGTGCGCGAGCTGAGGTTGTCGCTCGACGAGAGCACGTTGTACGTCGCGGTCGAGGGCGCCGGATTCGACGCCGGGCGGGTCGCTGCCCGGCTGGACAAGGTCGTCGGCGTGCTGGACGTCACGGTCTCGCACTGAGCTCGAGCTTCGATGCCGGCCTGATCCCCCTGGCCGGAGAGGACGCCCGCCTGATCCCCGGGCGCCGGCGAACTTTGGTCCGCCGACGCCCTCACAGATCTAGGCTCAGTCCCAGCTGAGGCCGCCGCCCGATTGGTACTCGATCACGCGGGTCTCGAAGAAGTTCTTCTCCTTCTTCAGGTCCATCACCTCCGACATCCAGCCGAACGGGTTCCGGGTCTCGCCGAAGATCGGGGCCAGGCCGATCTGCTCGGCGCGCCGGTCGGTGACGAAGTGCATGTACTGCTCGCACAGGTCCGCGGTCAGGCCGAGCATCCCGTTCGGCATCGTCGCGCGGCCGTACGCGACCTCGAGCTCGCACGCCTCGGTGAGCATCTGCCGCACCTCGGCCTGGAACGCGGTGGTCCACAGGTGCGGGTTCTCCAGTTTGATCTGGTTGATGCAGTCGATGCCGAAGTTCAGGTGGATCGACTCGTCGCGCAGGATGTACTGGTACTGCTCGGCGATCCCGACCATCTTGTTGCGCCGGCCGAGCGACAGGATCTGCGCGAACCCGGTGTAGAACCACATCCCCTCGAACACCACGTAGAACGCGATCAGGTCCCGCAGGAAGTCCGTGTCCGACTCCGGCGTCCCGGTCTTGAAGTCCGGGTCCTCCAGGTGCCGGGTGTACTTCAGCGCCCAGGCGTCCTTGTCGGAGATCGACGGCACCTCCCGGTACATGTTGAACAGCTCGCCCTCGTCCAGTCCGAGCGAGGTACAGATGTACTGGAAGGTGTGCGTGTGCACGGCCTCTTCGAACGCCTGGCGGAGCAGGTACTGCCGGCACTCGGGGTTGGTCAGCTGCCGGTAGACCGCGAGCACGATGTTGTTCGCGACCAGGGACTCCGCGGTGGCGAAGAAGCCGAGGTTGCGCTTCAGCATCAGCCGCTCGTCCTCGGTCAGGCCGTCCGTGCTCTTCCACAGCGCGATGTCGGCCTGCATCGAGACCTCGGTCGGCATCCAGTGGTTGTTGCAGCCGGCCAGGTACTTGTCCCAGGCCCACTGGTACTTCAGCGGCAGCAGCTGGTTCACGTCCGCGCGGGCGTTGATCATCGCCTTGTCGGCGACCTCGATCCGGGACGCGCCGACGGCGATCTCGCCCAGTCCGGTCACGTTGCTGCTGGTGGTGGTCACTGGCAGGCCTCGCAGTCGGGGTCGTCGATCTTGCAGACAGCGGGTGTTTCCGGCGTGACCGGGACCGCGTTGAGGCGGCCGTCGGTGCCCTTCAGGGTGGACTTCTCCACGTGGGTGGCGGACTGGGAGCGCAGGTAGTACGTGGTCTTCAGCCCGTGCCGCCAGGCCGAGCGGTAGAGCTCGTCGAGCGCTTTGCCGGACGGGGCGGACATGTACAGGTTCAGCGACTGCGCCTGGTCCAGCCACTTCTGCCGCCGGGACGCCGCCTTCACCAGCCAGGCCGGCTCCACCTCGAACGCGGTCGCGTACAGCTCGCGTAGATCGGCCGGCACCCGGTCGATGCGGGACAGGATCCCGTCGTGGTACTTCAGGTCCGACACCATCACCTGGTCCCACAGCCCGCGTGCCTTGAGGTCGGCGACCAGGTACGGATTGGCGACGGTGAACTCGCCGGACATGTTCGACTTCACGAACAGGTTGCGGTAGATCGGTTCGATCGACTGGCTCACGCCGCAGATGTTCGAGATGGTCGCGGTCGGGGCGATCGCGAGGACGTTCGAGTTCCGCATCCCGTCCCGCAGGACCTTGGCGCGCAGCGTGTCCCAGTCGAGTTGCCGGCTGGTGTCGACGGTCAGGTCACCGCCCCGGGCCTCCCGCAGCAGCTCGATCGAGTCGACCGGCAGCACACCCCGGCTCCACAGCGACCCGTCGTACGACTCGTACCGGCCGCGCTCGGCCGCCAGGTCGCTCGACGCCTCGATCGCGTGGTAGCTGATCTGCTCCATCGAGCTGTCCGCGAACGCGACCGCGGTGTCGGAGGAGTACGGGATCCGCAGCGCGAAGAGCGCGTCGGCGAAGCCCATCAGGCCGAGTCCGACGGGACGGTGCCGCTGGTTGGCCCGCTCGGACTCCGGGGTCGTGTAGAGGTTCACGTCGATCACGTTGTCGAGCATCCGGACCGCGGTCTTCACCGTGGCGCGGAGCAGGTCGGCGTCGAGGCCGGACCCGGTCAGGTGGGCGACCAGGTTGACCGAGCCGAGGTTGCAGACCGCGGTCTCGTCGACCGTCGTGTTCAGGGTGATCTCGGTGCACAGGTTCGACGAGTGGACGACGCCGTCGTGCTGCTGCGGCGACCGCAGGTTGCAGGCGTCCTTGAAGGTGATCCACGGGTGCCCGGTCTCGAAGAGCACGGTCAGCATCCGGCGCCACAGCTCGACGGCCTTGATCCGCCGGAGCACTCGGATCTCACCACGATCCGCTGCCTGCTCGTACCCGACGTACGCCTCGGCGAAAGCGGTCCCGTACAGGTCGTGCAGTTCCGGCACCTCGTCGGGCGAGAACAGCGTCCACTCGCCGCCGGCCTCGACCCGCTGCAGGAACAGGTCGGGCACCCAGTTCGCGGTGTTCATGTCGTGGGTCCGGCGGCGTTCGTCCCCGGTGTTCTTGCGGAGATCGAGAAACTCCTCGATGTCCAGGTGCCACGTCTCCAGATACGCGCAGACGGCACCCCGACGTTTTCCTCCCTGATTGACTGCGACGGCGGTGTCGTTGGCGATCTTGAGGAACGGCACGACGCCCTGGGACTCGCCGTTGGTGCCGCGGATCTTCGCGCCGATCCCGCGGACCGGGGTCCAGTCGTTGCCCAGGCCACCGGAGTACTTGGCCAGCAGGGCGTTGTTGCGGATCCCGGCGAAGATGCCGGCCAGGTCGTCGTCGACCGTGGTCAGGAAGCACGACGACAGCTGCGGCCGGGTGGTCCCGGAGTTGAACAGCGTCGGCGTGGACGACATGAACCGGAACGAGCTGAGCAACTCGTAGAACTCGATCGCCCGGTCCTCCCGGTCGTCCTCCTCGAGCGCGATCCCCATCGCGACCCGGAGGAAGAACGCCTGCGGAAGCTCGAACCGCACCTTGTCGATGTGCAGCAGATAGCGGTCGTACAAGGTCTGCAGACCGAGGAACGCGAAGTCGAGATCCCGCTCGGGCCGGATCGCCGCGGCCAGCTTGGGCAGGTCGAACGTGGCCAGCTCCGGATCGAGCAGCCCGGCCTCGATCCCGGTCTCGATGTACCGCGGGAAATACTCGACGTACGCCGTGGCCATGTCGGCCTGGCTTGCCTGCCGGGGCTCACCGTGCACCCGGCCGAGCGTCTCGCGACGGATCTGGTCGAGCAGCAACCGCGAGGCGGCGTAGCTGTACTCCGGCTCGGTCTCGACGTACGAGCGGGCCGCCATCACCAGCGCGAGCTCGACCTCGTGCTGGGCGATGC encodes the following:
- a CDS encoding ribonucleotide-diphosphate reductase subunit beta translates to MTTTSSNVTGLGEIAVGASRIEVADKAMINARADVNQLLPLKYQWAWDKYLAGCNNHWMPTEVSMQADIALWKSTDGLTEDERLMLKRNLGFFATAESLVANNIVLAVYRQLTNPECRQYLLRQAFEEAVHTHTFQYICTSLGLDEGELFNMYREVPSISDKDAWALKYTRHLEDPDFKTGTPESDTDFLRDLIAFYVVFEGMWFYTGFAQILSLGRRNKMVGIAEQYQYILRDESIHLNFGIDCINQIKLENPHLWTTAFQAEVRQMLTEACELEVAYGRATMPNGMLGLTADLCEQYMHFVTDRRAEQIGLAPIFGETRNPFGWMSEVMDLKKEKNFFETRVIEYQSGGGLSWD
- a CDS encoding ribonucleoside-diphosphate reductase subunit alpha, whose translation is MRRDGGSTSFDQTKISVALSKAFLAVEGPEAGGSHRVRDLVVELTERVVAALTSRGDARRSVQVEDIQDQVELALMRAGEHQVARAYVLYREERTKARTPEDAAELGSERPGLTVRAADGSTAPLDVERLRVVVAEAAAGLDAVDAELILNETLGSCYDGIAQHEVELALVMAARSYVETEPEYSYAASRLLLDQIRRETLGRVHGEPRQASQADMATAYVEYFPRYIETGIEAGLLDPELATFDLPKLAAAIRPERDLDFAFLGLQTLYDRYLLHIDKVRFELPQAFFLRVAMGIALEEDDREDRAIEFYELLSSFRFMSSTPTLFNSGTTRPQLSSCFLTTVDDDLAGIFAGIRNNALLAKYSGGLGNDWTPVRGIGAKIRGTNGESQGVVPFLKIANDTAVAVNQGGKRRGAVCAYLETWHLDIEEFLDLRKNTGDERRRTHDMNTANWVPDLFLQRVEAGGEWTLFSPDEVPELHDLYGTAFAEAYVGYEQAADRGEIRVLRRIKAVELWRRMLTVLFETGHPWITFKDACNLRSPQQHDGVVHSSNLCTEITLNTTVDETAVCNLGSVNLVAHLTGSGLDADLLRATVKTAVRMLDNVIDVNLYTTPESERANQRHRPVGLGLMGFADALFALRIPYSSDTAVAFADSSMEQISYHAIEASSDLAAERGRYESYDGSLWSRGVLPVDSIELLREARGGDLTVDTSRQLDWDTLRAKVLRDGMRNSNVLAIAPTATISNICGVSQSIEPIYRNLFVKSNMSGEFTVANPYLVADLKARGLWDQVMVSDLKYHDGILSRIDRVPADLRELYATAFEVEPAWLVKAASRRQKWLDQAQSLNLYMSAPSGKALDELYRSAWRHGLKTTYYLRSQSATHVEKSTLKGTDGRLNAVPVTPETPAVCKIDDPDCEACQ
- a CDS encoding branched-chain amino acid aminotransferase, with the protein product MSADLHFTVEPNTHPASDDQRATILANPGFGQYFSDHMAIATWTQENGWHDARITAFGPLELSPATSVFHYAQTIFEGMKAYRHPDDSIHTFRPEANAVRFARSARRLALPELPESAFLESLVKLVEIDKAWVPSGGETSLYLRPFMFGSDPFLGVRPSARVTYCVIASPAGSYFANGVKPVRIWLSEEYTRAAPGGTGAAKTGGNYASSLLAQAEAIEQGCDQVAFLDAIEKKWVEELGGMNLYFVLDDNSVVTPELSGTILEGVTRDSILKLVTDLGHHVTERKISIDEWREGAASGRIREVFACGTAAVITPVASLKWKDGEVQVADGNGGPVTAAVRAALLDLQYGRTADPHGWMTRIC
- the cimA gene encoding citramalate synthase → MSTSDEFHVYDTTLRDGAQQEGLALSVADKIAIAQHLDDLGVGFIEGGWPGAVPKDTEFFARAKTELRLRNATFAAFGATRKPGVAAADDAQVAALRESGAPVVTLVAKSHDAHVERALRTSLDENLAMVADTVRHLRENGQRVFLDTEHFFDGYRANRAYALEVVRVAAEAGSDVVALCDTNGGTLPRELQEIVRDVLESTGARLGIHCHNDSGCAVANSIAAVEAGVTHVQGTVNGYGERTGNADLLAVVANLELKRGMKLLPEGNLAESFRIAHAIAEVTNVPPSARQPYVGLSAFAHKAGLHASAIKVDPDLYQHTDPGLVGNDMRMLVSEMAGRASVELKGKELGFDLGNDRELVSRVTDRVKEMESRGYTFEAADASFELLLSEEVAGHRASFFDVESWRVITESRADGEAVSEATVKLVAGGEREVVTGEGNGPVNALDHALRVAIERAYPVVNKFELVDYKVRILDQGHGTDAVIRVLIQTSDGERSWVTVGVGHNIVEASWEALVDGVTFGLLRHKEVVR